From a single Nicotiana tomentosiformis chromosome 2, ASM39032v3, whole genome shotgun sequence genomic region:
- the LOC104106895 gene encoding uncharacterized protein, with translation MTIEEDQEKMKKVDVPCLFNEVQQALNWASVLHHERFLRYCVKVNQLELELKEQAQKRDTYKILIEQQDGVIKDLQAELDRAQKEASVLRHEHADLVKKVQQKIDQIDQLRKEMDEIQVMLDGWKSKIDMLASEKETA, from the exons ATGACGATCgaggaggaccaggaaaaaatgAAAAAGGTGGACGTGCCGTGTCTTTTCAACGAGGTGCAGCAGGCGCTGAACTGG gcctcggtacttcatcatGAAAGATTCCTCCGGTACTGTGTCAAGGTCAATCAACTCGAGCTTGAGCTCAAGGAGCAGGCTCAGAAAAGGGATACGTACAAGATCCTCATCGAGCAACAAGACGGGGTCATTAAGGACCTTCAGGCCGAGCTGGATAGAGCTCAGAAAGAGGCATCGGTCCTGAGGCATGAGCATGCCGATTTGGTTAAAAAG GTCCAGCAGAAGATCGACCAAATCGACCAACTCCGAAAGGAGATGGATGAGATCCAAGTCATGCTCGATGGGTGGAAGAGCAAGATTGATATGCTGGCCTCAGAGAAGGAAACCGCCTAG